From Salipiger profundus, a single genomic window includes:
- the metG gene encoding methionine--tRNA ligase, with protein sequence MARHLITSAIPYINGIKHLGNLVGSQLPADLFARYQRARGNEVLFLCATDEHGTPAELAAAKAGKPVAEYCAEMHEVQARIAEGFRLSFDHFGRSSSPQNHRLTQHFAGVLAERGLIREVSETQMYSPTDGRYLPDRYIEGTCPNCGFEDARGDQCDNCTKQLDPVDLINPHSVISGATDLEMRETKHLYLCQSLIKDEIEAWIDSKTDWPVLTTSIAKKWLDDGDGLQDRGITRDLDWGIPVKKGEEDWPGMEGKVFYVWFDAPIEYIACAQEWVDAGKGDDWSRWWRTDKGADDVTYTQFMGKDNVPFHTLTFPATILGSGEPWKLVDYIKSFNYLNYDGGQFSTSRGRGVFMDQALEILPADYWRWWLLSHAPESSDAEFTWENFQSSVNKDLADVLGNFASRVTKFCRSKFGEVVPEGGAYGDLETALIENLTAKIREYEEHMAHAEVRKAASALRAAWVLGNEYLQEAAPWSTFKTDPETAAMQIRLALNLIRLYAVISAPFIPDASAQLLTALATQDDSWPDDVPAALQILPAGHAFTVPDVTFRKITDTEREEWQARFAGKRD encoded by the coding sequence ATGGCACGGCACCTCATCACCTCGGCGATTCCCTACATCAACGGGATCAAGCACCTCGGCAACCTCGTGGGCAGCCAGCTGCCCGCCGACCTCTTCGCCCGCTACCAGCGCGCGCGCGGCAACGAGGTGCTGTTCCTCTGCGCGACCGACGAGCACGGCACCCCGGCCGAGCTCGCCGCCGCCAAGGCCGGCAAGCCGGTCGCCGAGTACTGCGCCGAGATGCACGAGGTTCAGGCGAGGATCGCCGAGGGCTTCCGCCTCAGCTTCGATCACTTCGGCCGCTCCTCGAGCCCTCAGAACCACAGGCTCACCCAGCATTTCGCCGGCGTGCTGGCCGAGCGCGGCCTGATCCGCGAGGTCTCCGAGACGCAGATGTACTCGCCCACCGACGGGCGCTACCTGCCGGACCGCTACATCGAGGGCACCTGCCCGAACTGCGGCTTCGAGGATGCGCGCGGCGACCAGTGCGACAACTGCACCAAGCAGCTCGACCCGGTCGATCTCATCAACCCGCACTCGGTGATCTCGGGCGCCACCGACCTCGAGATGCGCGAGACCAAGCACCTCTACCTGTGCCAGAGCCTGATCAAGGACGAGATCGAGGCCTGGATCGACAGCAAGACCGACTGGCCGGTGCTGACCACCTCGATCGCCAAGAAATGGCTGGACGACGGCGACGGCCTGCAGGATCGCGGCATCACCCGCGATCTCGACTGGGGCATCCCGGTGAAGAAGGGCGAAGAGGACTGGCCCGGCATGGAAGGCAAGGTCTTCTACGTCTGGTTCGACGCACCGATCGAATACATCGCCTGCGCGCAGGAATGGGTCGATGCCGGCAAGGGCGACGACTGGTCCCGCTGGTGGCGCACCGACAAGGGCGCGGACGACGTGACCTACACGCAGTTCATGGGCAAGGACAACGTGCCCTTCCACACGCTCACCTTCCCGGCGACGATCCTCGGCTCCGGCGAGCCATGGAAGCTGGTCGACTACATCAAGTCGTTCAACTACCTCAACTACGACGGCGGCCAGTTCTCGACCTCGCGCGGACGCGGCGTCTTCATGGACCAGGCGCTGGAGATCCTCCCCGCCGACTACTGGCGCTGGTGGCTGCTGAGCCACGCACCGGAAAGCTCGGACGCGGAATTCACCTGGGAGAACTTCCAGTCCTCCGTGAACAAGGATCTCGCCGACGTGCTGGGCAACTTCGCCAGCCGCGTCACCAAGTTCTGCCGCTCGAAATTCGGCGAGGTCGTCCCCGAGGGCGGTGCCTACGGCGATCTCGAAACCGCCCTGATCGAGAACCTCACCGCGAAGATCCGCGAGTACGAGGAACACATGGCCCACGCCGAGGTCCGCAAGGCCGCGAGCGCCCTGCGCGCGGCCTGGGTGCTCGGCAACGAATACCTGCAGGAGGCGGCCCCCTGGTCGACCTTCAAGACCGACCCCGAAACGGCGGCGATGCAGATCCGTCTCGCGCTGAACCTGATCCGGCTCTACGCGGTGATCTCCGCGCCGTTCATCCCGGACGCCTCGGCGCAGCTGCTGACCGCGCTCGCCACCCAAGACGACAGCTGGCCCGACGACGTGCCGGCGGCGCTGCAGATCCTGCCCGCAGGTCACGCCTTCACCGTGCCCGACGTGACCTTCCGCAAGATCACCGACACCGAACGCGAGGAATGGCAGGCGCGGTTCGCCGGCAAGCGTGACTGA
- the truB gene encoding tRNA pseudouridine(55) synthase TruB, producing MARKKGRDISGWLIVDKPAGMTSTSVVNKVRWALAAKKAGHAGTLDPDATGVLAVALGEATKTVPFVTDALKAYRFTVRLGQRTNTDDAEGEVIASSDARPSDDEIKEALHRFVGEIEQIPPQFSAVKIDGERAYKRARDGETMEIAARPLWVEELVMTGRPDSDHVELEMTCGKGGYVRSIARDLGEALGCHGHVRELRRIWSGPFEAEDGIGIEQIDALAKTPELDEKLLPLEVGLADLPELKCTPEGAAKLRNGNPGMVIPGDVDYGDEAWASLDGRAVAVGVFKAGELHPTRVFVQPVSG from the coding sequence ATGGCACGCAAGAAGGGCCGCGACATTTCCGGCTGGCTGATCGTCGACAAACCGGCGGGCATGACCTCGACGTCGGTGGTCAACAAGGTGCGCTGGGCACTCGCCGCAAAGAAGGCGGGACACGCGGGCACGCTCGACCCGGACGCGACGGGCGTGCTGGCCGTGGCGCTGGGCGAGGCCACCAAGACGGTGCCCTTCGTCACCGATGCGCTCAAGGCGTATCGGTTCACCGTGCGCCTCGGGCAGCGGACCAACACCGACGACGCCGAGGGCGAGGTGATCGCTTCCTCCGACGCGCGTCCCTCGGATGACGAGATCAAGGAAGCCCTGCACCGCTTCGTCGGCGAGATCGAGCAGATCCCGCCGCAGTTCTCGGCGGTGAAGATCGACGGCGAGCGGGCCTACAAGCGCGCCCGCGATGGCGAGACGATGGAGATCGCGGCCCGCCCGCTCTGGGTCGAGGAACTGGTGATGACCGGTCGTCCCGATTCCGATCACGTCGAACTCGAGATGACCTGCGGCAAGGGCGGCTACGTGCGCTCCATCGCGCGCGATCTCGGCGAGGCGCTCGGCTGCCACGGCCACGTGCGCGAGCTGCGCCGCATCTGGTCGGGCCCGTTCGAGGCCGAGGACGGCATCGGCATCGAGCAGATCGACGCGCTGGCCAAGACCCCCGAGCTCGACGAAAAGCTGCTGCCGCTCGAGGTCGGGCTCGCCGACCTGCCGGAACTGAAATGCACGCCCGAGGGCGCGGCAAAGCTGCGCAACGGCAATCCCGGAATGGTCATCCCCGGCGACGTGGATTACGGCGACGAGGCCTGGGCCTCGCTCGACGGCCGCGCCGTGGCGGTGGGCGTCTTCAAGGCCGGCGAGCTTCACCCGACGCGGGTCTTCGTACAGCCGGTCTCCGGCTGA
- a CDS encoding alpha/beta fold hydrolase: MPRFTTSDGLSLHYDDAGAGTPVLCLAGLTRDGRDFDYVAPHLDGVRLIRMDYRGRGRSDWGDPSCYTIPVEGRDALELLDHLGLDRAAVLGTSRGGLIAMVLAATAKDRLSGVALNDIGPEIADAGLDVIKGYLGRNPVWKSHDEAVAKRAVAMTAFEGVPESRWRAEVEKFYRETEAGLEITYDPKLRDAVLGDGAQPAADLWPLFDALEGVPLCAIRGANSDLLSEGTFAEMKARRPDMIATEVPGRGHVPFLDEPEALDALGRWIAALG; this comes from the coding sequence ATGCCGCGATTCACCACCTCCGACGGGCTGTCGTTGCACTACGACGACGCGGGCGCAGGCACGCCGGTGCTGTGCCTCGCGGGCCTCACGCGCGACGGGCGCGACTTCGACTACGTCGCGCCGCATCTCGACGGGGTGCGTCTGATCCGCATGGACTACCGCGGTCGCGGCCGGTCGGACTGGGGTGACCCCTCTTGCTACACCATCCCGGTAGAGGGCCGCGACGCGCTGGAACTGCTCGATCACCTCGGGCTTGACCGCGCCGCGGTGCTCGGCACCTCGCGCGGCGGGCTGATCGCCATGGTGCTGGCGGCGACCGCGAAGGACAGGCTGTCGGGCGTTGCGCTGAACGACATCGGCCCCGAGATCGCGGATGCGGGGCTCGACGTCATCAAGGGCTACCTCGGCCGCAACCCGGTCTGGAAATCCCATGACGAGGCCGTGGCGAAGCGCGCGGTCGCCATGACCGCCTTCGAAGGCGTTCCTGAAAGCCGCTGGCGCGCCGAGGTCGAGAAATTCTACCGTGAGACCGAGGCCGGGCTCGAGATCACCTACGATCCGAAGCTGCGCGACGCGGTGCTGGGCGACGGCGCGCAGCCCGCCGCCGACCTCTGGCCACTCTTCGACGCGCTGGAGGGGGTGCCGCTCTGCGCGATACGCGGGGCCAACTCGGACCTTCTGTCGGAGGGCACCTTCGCCGAGATGAAGGCGCGGCGGCCGGACATGATCGCGACCGAGGTGCCGGGGCGCGGGCATGTGCCTTTCCTCGACGAGCCCGAGGCGCTCGACGCCCTCGGGCGCTGGATCGCAGCGCTCGGCTAG
- a CDS encoding haloacid dehalogenase type II translates to MVISTCIFDAYGTLFDVSAAARSLAAQPGQEALAAVQGPLAEDWRRKQLEYSWLRAITGEHLPFWQVTQDGLDWAMARHGLTDPVLREDLLALYWQLAAYPEVPELLARLKAQGLACAILSNGSPDMLGGAVESAGVGLYLDAVLSVEEVGVFKPARAVYDMVGARFGTDPSEVLFVSSNGWDAAGAAAYGFHTAWVNRAGLPMDRLPGTPEHVLTDLSSIPELL, encoded by the coding sequence ATGGTAATTTCAACCTGTATCTTCGATGCTTACGGCACGCTGTTCGATGTTTCGGCAGCGGCACGGTCCCTCGCGGCGCAACCCGGACAGGAGGCGCTTGCGGCGGTGCAGGGGCCGCTGGCCGAGGATTGGCGGCGCAAGCAGCTCGAATACTCCTGGCTCAGGGCGATCACCGGCGAGCACCTGCCGTTCTGGCAGGTCACGCAGGACGGGCTCGACTGGGCGATGGCCCGCCACGGTTTGACGGACCCTGTTCTGCGCGAGGACCTGCTGGCGCTCTACTGGCAGCTCGCGGCCTACCCGGAGGTGCCGGAGTTGCTGGCACGGCTGAAGGCGCAGGGGCTCGCCTGCGCGATCCTGTCGAACGGCTCGCCCGACATGCTCGGCGGGGCTGTCGAAAGCGCGGGCGTCGGCCTCTACCTCGACGCGGTGCTCTCGGTCGAGGAGGTGGGCGTCTTCAAGCCGGCGCGCGCGGTCTACGACATGGTCGGCGCACGCTTCGGCACCGATCCCTCCGAGGTGCTGTTCGTCTCGTCGAACGGCTGGGATGCCGCCGGTGCCGCCGCCTACGGCTTTCACACCGCCTGGGTGAACCGAGCCGGCCTTCCCATGGATCGTCTGCCCGGCACACCGGAGCACGTGCTCACCGACCTTTCCAGCATCCCGGAGCTTCTCTGA
- a CDS encoding FKBP-type peptidyl-prolyl cis-trans isomerase has translation MTQVKSGDTVRIHYTGTLADGTTFDSSQGRDPLEFTVGSGQIIPGLDKAMTGMEPGEKKTVEVPSEEAYGPVHDEARQHVPRTEIPDHIPLDLGTQLQVQTPTGQTVQVVVADVTEEQVTLDANHPLAGKDLTFNIELVEIA, from the coding sequence ATGACGCAGGTCAAATCCGGCGACACCGTCCGCATTCATTACACCGGCACCCTTGCCGACGGCACCACCTTCGACTCCAGCCAGGGCCGCGACCCGCTGGAGTTCACCGTGGGCTCCGGCCAGATCATCCCGGGCCTCGACAAGGCGATGACCGGCATGGAGCCGGGCGAGAAGAAGACGGTCGAGGTGCCCTCGGAAGAGGCCTATGGCCCGGTCCACGACGAAGCGCGCCAGCACGTGCCGCGCACCGAGATTCCGGACCACATTCCGCTCGACCTCGGCACCCAGCTGCAGGTGCAGACGCCGACCGGCCAGACCGTGCAGGTCGTCGTGGCCGACGTGACCGAAGAGCAGGTGACCCTCGATGCCAACCACCCGCTGGCGGGCAAGGACCTGACCTTCAACATCGAGCTGGTCGAGATCGCCTGA
- the pcaD gene encoding 3-oxoadipate enol-lactonase, giving the protein MQMADLGDIRLHYRLDGPEDGAPLVFSNALGSDFRIWDKVVARLPGSLRILRYDTRGHGLSDAPEGPYSMGSLVRDLERLMEHVDMRDAVVVGLSLGGMIAQGLAAKRLDLVRALVLSNTACKIGTRDIWADRIATVTEGGTAALAEGTLQRWFSPPFHDTPEITGWRHMLERSDRTGYVGCCHAIAGTDFMTPTSGLRLAAMGIAGSADGSTPPDLVRETTELIPGARFELIRGAGHLPCIETPDAYAALLTDFLTAQGHAG; this is encoded by the coding sequence ATGCAGATGGCCGACCTTGGCGACATCCGCCTGCACTACCGCCTCGACGGGCCGGAAGACGGCGCGCCGCTGGTCTTCTCGAACGCGCTCGGCAGCGACTTCCGGATATGGGACAAGGTCGTGGCCCGGCTTCCGGGCTCCCTGCGGATCCTGCGCTACGACACGCGCGGACACGGGCTGTCGGATGCGCCCGAGGGCCCCTATTCGATGGGCTCGCTCGTGCGCGACCTCGAACGGCTCATGGAGCACGTGGACATGCGCGACGCGGTCGTGGTCGGGCTGTCGCTCGGCGGCATGATCGCGCAGGGGCTCGCGGCCAAGCGGCTCGATCTCGTGCGGGCGCTGGTGCTGTCGAACACCGCCTGCAAGATCGGCACCCGCGACATCTGGGCCGACCGCATCGCGACGGTGACCGAGGGCGGCACGGCGGCGCTGGCCGAGGGCACGCTGCAACGCTGGTTCTCGCCGCCATTCCACGACACGCCCGAGATCACCGGCTGGCGCCACATGCTCGAGCGCTCCGACCGGACCGGCTATGTCGGCTGTTGCCACGCCATCGCGGGCACCGACTTCATGACGCCGACATCGGGATTGCGGCTGGCGGCCATGGGCATCGCAGGCAGCGCCGACGGCTCGACCCCGCCCGATCTCGTGCGCGAGACGACCGAGCTGATCCCCGGCGCGCGCTTCGAGCTGATCCGCGGCGCAGGCCACCTGCCCTGCATCGAGACCCCGGACGCCTACGCGGCGTTGCTGACCGACTTCCTCACGGCGCAGGGGCACGCTGGCTGA
- a CDS encoding alpha/beta fold hydrolase — MARFLLIHGASHGAWCWDALRAALVARGHEATAIDLPAHGDDSTPPAEATLDRYVAAILAALSEPAIVVAHSMAGVPATAAADRAPDRVARLVYLCAYLPGDGASVGSLVQAQATQPLRAAIRRGADRDSFTFAPELAPELFYNGCPPDTVARALDRLTPEPVVAQATPVSLGGDIAEVPRSYILCTEDHAIPPEDQRRMASALPPGDVHERPWSHSPFFSAPEALADLLGDIAAG, encoded by the coding sequence ATGGCGCGGTTCCTGCTGATCCACGGCGCGAGCCACGGCGCCTGGTGCTGGGACGCCCTGCGCGCGGCGCTCGTCGCGCGGGGCCACGAGGCCACCGCCATCGACCTGCCCGCCCATGGCGACGATTCCACGCCGCCCGCCGAGGCGACGCTCGACAGATATGTCGCGGCGATCCTCGCAGCGCTGAGCGAGCCGGCCATCGTCGTCGCGCATTCCATGGCGGGCGTTCCCGCCACCGCCGCCGCCGACCGCGCCCCGGACCGCGTGGCGCGGCTGGTCTATCTCTGCGCCTACCTGCCCGGGGACGGCGCCAGCGTCGGCTCGCTGGTGCAGGCGCAGGCCACGCAGCCGCTGCGCGCCGCGATCCGCCGTGGCGCCGACCGCGACAGCTTCACCTTCGCGCCGGAGCTGGCGCCGGAGCTCTTCTACAACGGCTGCCCACCGGACACCGTGGCACGGGCGCTCGACCGGCTCACCCCCGAACCCGTCGTGGCGCAGGCCACCCCTGTCTCGCTCGGCGGCGACATCGCCGAGGTGCCCCGCAGCTACATCCTCTGCACGGAGGATCACGCCATTCCACCCGAAGACCAGCGCCGGATGGCCTCTGCCCTGCCCCCCGGCGACGTCCACGAGCGGCCCTGGTCGCACTCGCCCTTCTTCTCTGCGCCCGAGGCGCTCGCAGACCTGCTCGGAGATATTGCGGCGGGCTGA
- a CDS encoding ArsR/SmtB family transcription factor produces MAANARNAAAYLKTLAHEGRLMILCHLGSGEKSVGELETLLGTRQAAVSQMLARLREEGLVSTRRDGKTIYYSLSDGDTSRVIGLLYEIFCAQNEA; encoded by the coding sequence ATGGCCGCGAATGCGCGCAACGCTGCCGCTTACCTCAAGACTCTCGCTCACGAGGGCCGACTGATGATCCTGTGCCACCTGGGATCGGGCGAGAAGTCGGTCGGCGAACTCGAAACCCTGCTCGGCACCCGGCAAGCGGCTGTCAGCCAGATGCTCGCCCGCCTGCGTGAAGAGGGGCTCGTCAGCACCCGCCGCGACGGCAAGACGATCTACTACAGCCTTTCCGACGGCGATACGTCGCGCGTGATCGGCCTGCTCTACGAGATCTTCTGCGCGCAGAACGAAGCCTGA
- a CDS encoding acyl-CoA synthetase: MTFASVGDRNAIEAEMPWEARDVPPTLYGQLCRTAEAFPDRPAVSYQLLSGPRDRAETLTWSELKDRTTQAANLFRSLGIGETDTIAYVLPNANETICTLLGGAVAGIVNPINPLLEPEQIAAILRETGAKVVVTLKPFPKTDVAQKVAEACRHAPGVNYVLEVDLNRYLSPPKSWIVPFLRPKVTANPHADVLCFAREMRKQPTTLTFEDSRGDRVAAYFHTGGTTGMPKVAQHRYSGMIYNGWLGHQLLFTERDTIMCPLPLFHVFAVHVILMSALCSGAHVVFPTPAGYRGEGVFDNFWKLCERWKISFVITVPTAVSALMQRKVDADISSVKYAFSGSAPMPLELFRRFESACGVTICEGYGLTEATCLVSVNPPEGEKKVGSIGIPFPYSHVKIVKQTADGPRECDTDEVGEICVANPGVYAGSTYTEVDKNHDLFHEGIYLRTGDLGRMDPDGYLWITGRAKDLIIRGGHNIDPAEIEDALLAHPAVAFAGAIGQPDAHAGELPCAFVELVEGAEVTEEALMAHAKVHIHERAAYPKHLTILPELPKTAVGKVFKPALRMQAIERVYNAALEAAELPARVVSVIDDRRRGLVAQVERNGADEDAVCHCLGAFTRPWEWAASENAGG; the protein is encoded by the coding sequence ATGACTTTCGCGTCCGTGGGCGACCGGAATGCCATCGAGGCCGAAATGCCGTGGGAGGCACGCGATGTGCCCCCCACGCTCTACGGGCAGCTGTGCCGGACGGCCGAGGCCTTTCCCGACCGCCCGGCAGTCAGCTACCAGCTGCTCTCGGGGCCGCGCGACCGGGCCGAGACGCTCACGTGGTCCGAGCTCAAGGACCGCACGACTCAGGCGGCGAACCTGTTCCGCAGTCTGGGCATCGGCGAGACCGACACCATCGCCTACGTGCTGCCGAACGCCAACGAGACGATCTGCACCCTGCTGGGCGGTGCCGTGGCGGGGATCGTGAACCCGATCAACCCGCTGCTCGAGCCCGAGCAGATCGCTGCCATCCTGCGCGAGACCGGCGCCAAGGTTGTGGTAACGCTGAAACCCTTCCCGAAGACCGACGTGGCCCAGAAGGTGGCCGAGGCCTGCCGTCATGCGCCGGGCGTGAACTACGTGCTCGAGGTGGACCTAAACCGCTATCTGAGCCCGCCGAAATCCTGGATCGTGCCCTTCCTGCGGCCGAAGGTGACGGCGAACCCGCATGCGGATGTGCTCTGCTTCGCGCGCGAGATGCGCAAGCAGCCCACGACCCTCACCTTCGAGGACAGCCGCGGCGACCGCGTGGCGGCCTACTTCCACACCGGCGGCACCACGGGCATGCCGAAGGTGGCGCAGCACCGATACTCGGGGATGATCTACAACGGCTGGCTCGGGCACCAGCTGCTGTTCACCGAGCGCGACACCATCATGTGCCCGCTGCCGCTGTTCCACGTCTTCGCGGTGCATGTCATCCTGATGTCGGCGCTCTGCTCCGGGGCGCATGTGGTCTTTCCGACCCCCGCCGGCTATCGCGGGGAGGGGGTGTTCGACAATTTCTGGAAGCTTTGCGAGCGCTGGAAGATCAGCTTCGTCATCACCGTGCCCACCGCCGTCTCGGCGCTGATGCAGCGCAAGGTCGACGCCGACATCTCGTCGGTGAAATATGCCTTCTCGGGCTCCGCACCGATGCCGCTGGAGCTGTTCCGGCGCTTCGAGAGCGCCTGCGGCGTCACCATCTGCGAGGGCTACGGGCTGACCGAGGCGACCTGCCTCGTGTCCGTGAACCCGCCCGAGGGCGAGAAGAAGGTCGGCTCGATCGGCATTCCCTTTCCCTATTCTCACGTCAAGATCGTCAAGCAGACCGCCGATGGCCCGCGCGAATGCGACACCGACGAGGTCGGCGAGATCTGCGTTGCCAACCCCGGCGTCTATGCCGGCTCGACCTACACCGAGGTCGACAAGAACCATGACCTGTTCCACGAGGGTATCTACCTGCGCACCGGCGATCTCGGTCGGATGGACCCCGACGGCTACCTCTGGATCACCGGGCGGGCGAAGGATCTCATCATCCGCGGCGGCCACAACATCGACCCCGCCGAGATCGAGGACGCCCTGCTGGCGCATCCGGCCGTGGCCTTTGCAGGGGCGATCGGCCAGCCCGACGCCCACGCCGGCGAACTGCCCTGCGCCTTCGTCGAGCTGGTCGAGGGAGCGGAGGTCACGGAAGAGGCGCTGATGGCCCATGCCAAGGTGCATATCCACGAGCGCGCGGCCTATCCCAAGCACCTGACCATCCTGCCCGAGCTGCCCAAGACCGCCGTCGGCAAGGTCTTCAAGCCGGCGCTGCGGATGCAGGCGATCGAGCGGGTCTACAACGCCGCGCTCGAGGCCGCGGAGCTGCCGGCGCGGGTCGTCTCGGTGATCGATGATCGGCGCCGGGGTCTTGTGGCACAAGTCGAGCGCAACGGCGCCGACGAGGACGCCGTGTGTCACTGTCTCGGGGCCTTCACCCGTCCGTGGGAATGGGCCGCCAGCGAGAATGCCGGAGGCTAG
- a CDS encoding class I SAM-dependent methyltransferase, with amino-acid sequence MVTVKEQYEAYPYPERDPQDEKSRLITGSPSHPLEMDHFLWKGQRDWSRPLRALVAGGGTGDGLIQLATVMAQAGRPAEITYLDLSTAAREIAEARAAARGLTSITFRTGSLLEAATLGPFDYIDCCGVLHHLPDPAEGFRALRAALAPGGGMGFMVYAPYGRSGVYPLQEAFGALFEGIAPEERLARAKRLVADLPEGHPFAANVNLGDHHESDAGFYDLLLHGQDRAFSVPELLGTLEQTGWALASFTTPAIYDLARITEPPQAMPAADRMAVAEKLRGTIRMHVAYAVADGSGPTVARGTNRQLVPHLRGVKRQALARAVAQGRSLPLRIGRLDAELTLPREAAAVLAGIDGRRTLDEIATGARMDPLTFGRLWARVEAELADWGLLLYSGLLRRRAGAPRS; translated from the coding sequence ATGGTCACCGTGAAAGAGCAGTACGAAGCCTATCCGTATCCCGAGCGCGATCCGCAGGACGAGAAGAGCCGGCTCATCACCGGCTCGCCGTCGCACCCGCTCGAGATGGACCACTTCCTGTGGAAGGGGCAGCGCGACTGGTCGCGTCCGCTGCGCGCGCTGGTGGCGGGCGGCGGCACCGGTGACGGGCTCATCCAGCTGGCCACGGTGATGGCGCAGGCGGGGCGTCCTGCCGAGATCACCTATCTCGACCTTTCCACCGCCGCGCGCGAGATCGCCGAGGCCCGCGCCGCCGCACGCGGGCTCACCTCGATCACCTTCCGCACCGGCAGCCTGCTCGAGGCGGCGACGCTCGGCCCTTTCGACTACATCGACTGCTGCGGGGTGCTGCATCACCTGCCGGACCCGGCCGAGGGTTTCCGGGCACTGCGGGCGGCGCTCGCGCCCGGTGGCGGCATGGGGTTCATGGTCTACGCGCCCTACGGCCGCTCGGGGGTCTATCCGCTGCAGGAGGCCTTCGGCGCGCTTTTCGAGGGGATCGCGCCCGAGGAGCGGCTGGCACGGGCCAAGCGGCTTGTGGCCGACCTGCCCGAGGGGCACCCGTTCGCCGCCAACGTCAACCTCGGGGACCACCACGAAAGCGACGCGGGGTTCTACGACCTGCTCCTGCACGGGCAGGACCGCGCCTTCTCGGTGCCCGAACTGCTGGGAACGCTCGAGCAGACCGGCTGGGCGCTTGCCAGCTTCACCACGCCGGCGATCTACGACCTGGCGCGCATCACCGAGCCGCCGCAGGCCATGCCCGCCGCCGACCGCATGGCCGTGGCCGAGAAGCTGCGCGGGACGATCCGCATGCACGTGGCCTACGCGGTCGCGGACGGCAGCGGCCCGACGGTCGCGCGCGGCACCAACCGGCAGCTCGTGCCGCACCTGCGCGGCGTGAAGCGGCAGGCGCTGGCCCGCGCGGTGGCGCAGGGCCGGTCGCTGCCGTTGCGCATCGGGCGGCTCGACGCCGAGCTGACGCTCCCGCGCGAGGCGGCGGCGGTGCTCGCCGGGATCGACGGCCGTCGCACGCTCGACGAGATCGCCACCGGCGCACGGATGGACCCGCTGACCTTCGGGCGGCTCTGGGCGCGGGTCGAGGCCGAGCTCGCCGACTGGGGTCTGCTGCTCTATTCCGGCCTCCTCAGGAGACGCGCCGGCGCGCCCCGAAGCTGA
- a CDS encoding DnaJ family domain-containing protein, which yields MDHPLIDLINARIRKAEEEGAFENLPGAGKPLPPSDDPENVVLNRILKDNGAVPEAVSLMREMARLREELRETADRSERRRMMTELSMLEARLDRARRDR from the coding sequence ATGGACCACCCTCTGATCGACCTCATCAACGCCCGCATCCGCAAGGCCGAGGAAGAGGGCGCCTTCGAGAACCTGCCGGGCGCCGGCAAGCCGCTGCCGCCCTCCGACGACCCGGAGAACGTGGTGCTGAACCGCATCCTCAAGGACAACGGCGCGGTGCCCGAGGCGGTCTCGCTCATGCGCGAGATGGCCCGCCTGCGCGAGGAACTGCGTGAGACCGCCGACCGCAGCGAACGGCGGCGGATGATGACCGAGCTCTCGATGCTCGAGGCCCGGCTCGACCGCGCCCGCAGGGACCGCTGA
- a CDS encoding GFA family protein gives MNGRCTCGAIRFHLTDTPLIIHCCHCTWCQRETGSAFALNAMIETRCVALDAGRPHDVTLPSASGKGQIVARCPTCEVALWSHYAGGGRAFAFVRIGTLDRAAELTPDVFIYTDTAPPWITFPEGARVFPEYYRRSTTWRPEALARREAELARQARQHEQQQQQQQEAPERWTTL, from the coding sequence ATGAACGGGCGCTGCACCTGCGGAGCGATCCGCTTCCACCTGACCGACACGCCGCTCATCATCCACTGCTGCCACTGCACCTGGTGCCAGCGCGAGACCGGCTCGGCCTTCGCGCTCAACGCGATGATCGAGACCCGTTGCGTGGCGCTCGACGCGGGCCGCCCGCACGATGTCACGCTGCCCTCGGCCAGCGGCAAGGGGCAGATCGTGGCGCGCTGCCCGACCTGCGAGGTGGCGCTCTGGTCGCATTACGCCGGCGGCGGGCGCGCCTTCGCCTTCGTGCGCATCGGCACGCTCGACCGCGCCGCCGAGCTCACCCCCGACGTCTTCATCTACACCGACACCGCGCCGCCCTGGATCACCTTCCCCGAGGGCGCCCGCGTGTTCCCGGAGTACTACCGCCGCTCGACCACCTGGCGCCCCGAGGCGCTCGCCCGCCGCGAGGCCGAGCTCGCGCGCCAGGCCCGGCAGCACGAGCAGCAGCAACAGCAGCAACAGGAGGCGCCGGAGCGATGGACCACCCTCTGA